One part of the Musa acuminata AAA Group cultivar baxijiao chromosome BXJ1-5, Cavendish_Baxijiao_AAA, whole genome shotgun sequence genome encodes these proteins:
- the LOC103985390 gene encoding uncharacterized protein LOC103985390 → MSLRIKAVVDKFVKELKEALDADIQDRIMKEREMQSYIEEREREVAEREAAWKAELSRREAEIARQEARLKLERENLEKEKSVLMGTASNQDNQDGALEITVSGEKYRCLRFSKAKK, encoded by the exons ATGTCGCTGCGGATAAAGGCGGTGGTCGATAAGTTCGTGAAGGAGCTGAAGGAGGCGTTGGATGCCGACATCCAGGACCGGATCATGAAGGAGAGAGAGATGCAGAGCTACATCGAGGAGCGGGAGCGCGAGGTCGCCGAGAGGGAGGCCGCGTGGAAAGCCGAACTCTCCCGACGAGAA GCAGAGATTGCACGTCAAGAGGCAAGGCTAAAGCTGGAAAGAGAAAATCTAGAAAAAGAGAAGAGCGTGCTCATGGGCACAGCATCAAATCAAGACAACCAAGATGGTGCTCTTGAGATCACTGTCAGTGGGGAGAAGTATCGGTGCCTTCGGTTTTCAAAGGCAAAAAAATGA
- the LOC135674490 gene encoding OVARIAN TUMOR DOMAIN-containing deubiquitinating enzyme 4-like isoform X2: MFSYMSPLWLTRSNSSSLCSRSSLFQRRHTVVSLSKSFRSSSTNIRRPRCRFPSFTLSKHKGSILQRNMDTSMRLSGGKFRLASTTRCRSGTSLGLYLCFTTSGPVYAEASRGRTNKNDGNSTGYSHGKKIYTDYSITGIPGDGRCLFRSVMHGACLRSGKLPPDEKLQRELADELRARVADEFVKRRAETEWFVEGDFDTYVSTIRKPHVWGGEPELFMASHVLEMPITVYMLDEDAGGLIAIAEYGQEYGKDDPICVLYHGFGHYEALQIPGLKGSRSRL, from the exons ATGTTTAGCTATATGTCTCCTCTGTGGTTGACCCGATCCAATTCCAGCAGTCTATGCTCTCGTTCCAGCCTGTTCCAACGAAGACATACAGTTGTGTCATTATCCAAGTCTTTTCGTTCTTCCTCTACTAATATTCGAAGACCTAGATGTAGATTTCCTTCTTTTACTCTTTCCAAACATAAAGGAAGTATTCTTCAGCGAAACATGGACACCTCAATGAGATTGTCTGGGGGCAAATTTCGTCTTGCATCAACGACAAGGTGTCGAA GTGGCACTTCGCTTGGGCTTTATTTGTGCTTTACGACTTCCGGACCAGTATATGCTGAAGCTTCCAGGGGAAGAACTAACAAGAATGATGGAAACAGCACTGGATATTCTCATGGAAAAAAAATTTATACTGATTATTCCATTACTG GCATCCCAGGAGATGGAAGATGCTTATTCCGTTCAGTGATGCATGGGGCATGTCTCAGGTCTGGCAAGCTACCACCAGATGAGAAACTTCAGAGAGAATTAGCAGATGAATTGAGGGCCAGG GTTGCTGATGAATTTGTTAAGAGGCGAGCAGAGACTGAATG GTTTGTTGAGGGTGACTTTGATACTTATGTATCTACAATTAGGAAGCCACATGTCTGGGGAGGTGAGCCTGAATTATTCATGGCGTCACATGTTCTTGA AATgccaatcacagtttatatgcttGATGAGGATGCTGGTGGTTTAATAGCAATAGCAGAGTATGGCCAAGAATATGGGAAGGACGATCCAATTTGTGTTCTTTATCATGGCTTTGGTCATTACGAAGCCCTACAAATTCCTGGACTAAAAGGTTCAAGATCTAGATTGTAG
- the LOC135674490 gene encoding OVARIAN TUMOR DOMAIN-containing deubiquitinating enzyme 4-like isoform X1: MFSYMSPLWLTRSNSSSLCSRSSLFQRRHTVVSLSKSFRSSSTNIRRPRCRFPSFTLSKHKGSILQRNMDTSMRLSGGKFRLASTTRCRSMSLSLSLPSHEKFSGVSWNTRNLPLVAGGTSLGLYLCFTTSGPVYAEASRGRTNKNDGNSTGYSHGKKIYTDYSITGIPGDGRCLFRSVMHGACLRSGKLPPDEKLQRELADELRARVADEFVKRRAETEWFVEGDFDTYVSTIRKPHVWGGEPELFMASHVLEMPITVYMLDEDAGGLIAIAEYGQEYGKDDPICVLYHGFGHYEALQIPGLKGSRSRL, translated from the exons ATGTTTAGCTATATGTCTCCTCTGTGGTTGACCCGATCCAATTCCAGCAGTCTATGCTCTCGTTCCAGCCTGTTCCAACGAAGACATACAGTTGTGTCATTATCCAAGTCTTTTCGTTCTTCCTCTACTAATATTCGAAGACCTAGATGTAGATTTCCTTCTTTTACTCTTTCCAAACATAAAGGAAGTATTCTTCAGCGAAACATGGACACCTCAATGAGATTGTCTGGGGGCAAATTTCGTCTTGCATCAACGACAAGGTGTCGAAGTATGAGTTTGAGCCTTTCTTTGCCATCACATGAGAAGTTCTCGGGAGTCTCTTGGAATACTAGAAACTTACCATTGGTAGCAGGTGGCACTTCGCTTGGGCTTTATTTGTGCTTTACGACTTCCGGACCAGTATATGCTGAAGCTTCCAGGGGAAGAACTAACAAGAATGATGGAAACAGCACTGGATATTCTCATGGAAAAAAAATTTATACTGATTATTCCATTACTG GCATCCCAGGAGATGGAAGATGCTTATTCCGTTCAGTGATGCATGGGGCATGTCTCAGGTCTGGCAAGCTACCACCAGATGAGAAACTTCAGAGAGAATTAGCAGATGAATTGAGGGCCAGG GTTGCTGATGAATTTGTTAAGAGGCGAGCAGAGACTGAATG GTTTGTTGAGGGTGACTTTGATACTTATGTATCTACAATTAGGAAGCCACATGTCTGGGGAGGTGAGCCTGAATTATTCATGGCGTCACATGTTCTTGA AATgccaatcacagtttatatgcttGATGAGGATGCTGGTGGTTTAATAGCAATAGCAGAGTATGGCCAAGAATATGGGAAGGACGATCCAATTTGTGTTCTTTATCATGGCTTTGGTCATTACGAAGCCCTACAAATTCCTGGACTAAAAGGTTCAAGATCTAGATTGTAG
- the LOC135674488 gene encoding plant intracellular Ras-group-related LRR protein 4-like: MGPSLHSVDSVVEEIMRLHRSLPARPGIDEVEAAMALVHNVDKEEQGRIDAILNQNKASEVPEELFFVLQEMQKNLVYYQSKEQKREALKLLDLENIHVLFDELIQRASGCLPSSSNASSLSVPTPSVTDSKVNSKTPTSYSTSVSSAFCSEKEVGRSTDWVSKDDSFLKKSRSHVDGISSNTHLSRGLVPNSTTRQEVTSGEESGKLSLIKLASLIEVSAKKGTRDLNLQNKLMDQIDWLPDSVGKLSSLITLDLSENRIVVLPTTMGALSSLTKLDLHSNRIAQLPDSIGDLHRLLFLDLRGNQLTSLPSTFCKLVHLEELDLSSNQISSLPDAIGSLVRLKKLNVETNDIEELPHSIGNCVVLAELRADYNRLKGLPEAVGRLESLEVLSVRYNNIKGLPTTMASLSKLKELDVSFNELESIPESLCLATSLIKLNIGNNFADLQSLPRSIGNLELLEELDISNNQIRVLPDSFGMLSQLRVLHAEENPLEMPPRHITEMGAQAVVQYMAEYIAKRDIKVLPLKSKMSWAQFCFFSRPNKRKHDGSDL; this comes from the exons ATGGGTCCTTCGTTGCATTCCGTCGACAGTGTTGTCGAAGAGATCATGAGACTCCACCGATCTCTTCCGGCAAGGCCAGGGATAGATGAGGTTGAAGCTGCGATGGCGTTGGTTCACAATGTGGACAAGGAGGAGCAGGGCCGCATCGATGCTATTCTGAACCAGAATAAGGCGTCCGAGGTCCCTGAAGAGCTCTTCTTTGTGCTGCAAGAAATGCAGAAGAACTTAGTGTACTATCAGAGCAAAGAACAGAAGAGGGAGGCTCTTAAGTTGCTTGATCTAGAGAACATCCATGTGTTGTTTGATGAGTTGATCCAGAGAGCATCCGGCTGTCTCCCTTCGAGCTCGAATGCATCATCTCTGTCGGTCCCTACACCTTCAGTTACAGATAGCAAGGTCAATTCTAAGACTCCGACAAGTTATTCAACTAGTGTTTCATCTGCGTTCTGCTCAGAGAAAGAGGTTGGTAGGAGCACTGATTGGGTTTCTAAAGATGACAGTTTCCTGAAAAAGTCAAGGTCGCATGTAGATGGAATCAGTAGTAACACCCACCTGTCCAGAGGATTGGTCCCGAACTCAACAACTAGGCAAGAAGTTACTTCTG GAGAAGAAAGTGGAAAACTGAGCCTCATTAAACTAGCTAGCTTGATTGAGGTCTCTGCAAAGAAAGGCACTCGTGACCTCAACCTTCAGAATAAGCTGATGGATCAAATAGATTGGTTACCTGATTCAGTTGGGAAGCTCTCTTCTCTTATTACTCTTGATCTTTCAGAAAACCGAATTGTTGTCTTGCCTACTACAATGGGTGCTCTTTCTTCATTAACAAAATTGGACCTTCATTCAAATAGGATTGCTCAGCTTCCTGATTCTATTGGAGATCTCCACCGTCTGCTGTTTCTAGATCTGAGGGGGAATCAATTAACATCATTGCCATCTACATTTTGTAAATTAGTTCATCTTGAGGAACTTGACTTGAGCTCAAACCAGATTTCCTCGCTGCCAGATGCGATTGGGAGTCTTGTACGGTTGAAGAAACTGAATGTCGAAACAAATGATATTGAGGAGCTGCCACACAGTATTGGTAATTGTGTTGTGCTTGCTGAGCTTCGAGCAGATTATAATCGTTTGAAAGGCCTTCCAGAAGCCGTTGGAAGACTAGAATCTTTGGAGGTTCTCTCTGTTCGCTACAACAATATCAAAGGACTTCCAACTACAATGGCATCTTTATCAAAGTTGAAGGAGCTTGATGTTAGTTTTAATGAGCTTGAGTCAATTCCTGAGAGCTTGTGCCTTGCAACTTCTCTGATCAAGCTAAACATAGGAAATAATTTTGCCGATTTACAATCTCTCCCACGCTCGATTGGCAATCTTGAGTTGCTTGAGGAATTAGACATCAGCAACAACCAGATTAGGGTCCTTCCTGACTCTTTTGGGATGTTGTCACAGCTTCGTGTGCTTCATGCAGAAGAGAACCCCTTGGAAATGCCTCCAAGACATATAACTGAAATGGGTGCACAA GCTGTTGTGCAGTACATGGCTGAATATATTGCAAAAAGGGATATTAAGGTACTACCTTTAAAGTCTAAGATGAGCTGGGCTCAGTTCTGCTTTTTTTCAAGGCCTAACAAAAGAAAGCATGATGGCTCTGACCTGTAA
- the LOC103985385 gene encoding pentatricopeptide repeat-containing protein At3g62890-like: MRASPPVSRRLETLLRSPLAFRHLRPFLARLVIAGDVRHPATLRRLSDLIALFPDHPSSPLLSRALSRLYFHLAPSCTTFLYNLIIRAFSRSRRHPCESLFAFVSLLRSASPPDHFTFPSLVKAACSLRSPTGGIQIHPQVLRRGFESYIYVLNTLLSMYSAFGDMVSARKLFDLSSELLDVVSWNTVIDGYVKVGALEVARRLFEEMPVKNEVSWSAIINGYAGKGELDVARSLFDRMPVQRNAVTWNSMVSGFARHGLLPVARKFFDEMPMRNIVSWNSMVSGYALNGEMDAARKLFDQMPERDVVSWSCMISGYAQSNQFLAALQLFKDMQKVRMIKPNEVTMVSVLSACAHLAALEQGKWVHAYIDKNHMTLDDDQNLGAALIDMYAKCGSIDIALKLFQSLGRKNASCWNALITGLAINGAANESLEAFEQMQKCGLKPNDITFVGVLMACVHGGLVHEGQQYFESMAKLHGIQPQMKHYGCMVDLLGRAGLLEEAEGIARSMPMKPDIMVLGALLGACRIHKDVAVADRVKKDVLRLKAQQSGCHVLLSNIFAAAGRWADASEVRSSLKQTGIRKDPGSSSVELDGIVYEFVAGSCSLPEASAMYAWLDKMGSDLRHQGYSPVTQDVLLDLSEEDKETWLSRHSEKLALAFALLRSAPHSTIRIVKNLRICGDCHSFVKHVSKFSSQEVIIRDRIRFHHFKDGTCSCNDYW, encoded by the coding sequence ATGCGCGCAAGCCCGCCCGTTTCCCGCCGTCTCGAGACCCTCCTACGCTCCCCGCTCGCCTTCCGCCATCTCCGCCCCTTTCTCGCCCGCCTCGTCATCGCCGGAGACGTCCGCCACCCAGCCACCCTACGCCGCCTCTCTGACCTCATCGCGCTCTTCCCCGACCACCCCTCGTCCCCTCTCCTCTCCCGCGCCCTCTCCCGCCTGTACTTCCATCTCGCCCCCTCCTGCACCACCTTCCTCTACAACCTCATCATCCGTGCCTTCTCCCGCAGCCGCCGCCACCCCTGCGAGTCACTCTTCGCCTTTGTCTCCCTCCTCCGCTCCGCGTCCCCCCCGGATCACTTCACTTTCCCCTCCCTCGTCAAGGCAGCCTGCAGTCTTCGCTCCCCCACCGGTGGCATCCAAATCCACCCCCAGGTGTTGAGACGAGGGTTCGAGTCTTACATATATGTGCTGAACACGCTGTTGTCCATGTACTCGGCTTTCGGGGACATGGTTTCGGCTCGGAAGCTCTTCGACTTGAGCTCCGAGCTGTTGGATGTCGTCTCTTGGAACACAGTCATTGATGGATATGTCAAAGTTGGCGCATTGGAGGTTGCGAGGCGGCTTTTCGAGGAGATGCCTGTGAAAAACGAGGTGTCGTGGAGCGCAATCATCAATGGTTATGCTGGGAAAGGCGAGTTGGATGTTGCACGATCATTGTTTGACAGAATGCCGGTGCAGAGGAATGCTGTAACTTGGAATTCGATGGTGTCGGGGTTTGCAAGGCACGGGTTGTTGCCGGTGGCTAGGAAATTCTTCGATGAGATGCCCATGAGGAACATTGTGTCATGGAATTCGATGGTTTCTGGGTATGCACTGAATGGGGAGATGGATGCTGCAAGGAAGTTGTTCGATCAGATGCCCGAAAGGGATGTAGTTTCTTGGAGTTGCATGATTTCAGGGTATGCACAGAGCAACCAGTTTCTAGCGGCATTGCAGCTCTTTAAAGATATGCAGAAGGTCCGCATGATAAAACCCAATGAGGTAACAATGGTCAGTGTGCTCTCAGCTTGTGCACATCTTGCAGCTCTGGAACAAGGAAAGTGGGTACACGCATACATAGACAAGAACCATATGACACTGGATGATGACCAGAATCTAGGAGCCGCTCTGATCGATATGTACGCTAAGTGTGGAAGCATTGACATAGCTCTAAAGTTGTTCCAATCTTTGGGCCGTAAGAATGCCTCTTGCTGGAATGCTTTGATAACAGGATTAGCGATTAATGGGGCAGCTAATGAGTCTCTTGAAGCATTTGAACAGATGCAGAAATGTGGTCTGAAACCCAACGATATAACATTTGTTGGTGTACTGATGGCATGTGTTCATGGAGGACTGGTCCATGAGGGGCAACAATATTTTGAGAGCATGGCAAAGCTTCATGGGATTCAGCCTCAAATGAAGCATTACGGATGCATGGTTGATCTACTGGGCCGAGCAGGATTGTTGGAAGAGGCAGAAGGAATAGCAAGAAGTATGCCGATGAAACCGGATATCATGGTATTGGGAGCTCTGCTTGGTGCTTGTAGGATTCATAAAGATGTAGCAGTCGCGGATAGAGTAAAGAAAGATGTTCTTCGGTTGAAGGCCCAGCAATCTGGTTGCCATGTTTTACTTTCTAATATATTTGCTGCTGCAGGTAGATGGGCTGATGCCTCCGAAGTGAGGAGTTCACTGAAGCAGACTGGCATCAGGAAGGATCCAGGTTCTAGCTCTGTGGAACTGGATGGGATTGTGTACGAGTTTGTCGCAGGGAGCTGTTCTCTTCCTGAGGCCAGTGCCATGTATGCTTGGCTGGACAAGATGGGGAGTGATCTAAGACACCAAGGGTATTCACCAGTGACCCAAGATGTCTTACTAGATCTAAGCGAAGAAGATAAAGAGACCTGGTTGTCGAGGCACAGTGAGAAGCTAGCTTTAGCATTCGCTTTGTTAAGGTCTGCTCCTCATTCCACTATAAGAATCGTGAAGAACCTAAGGATCTGTGGGGACTGCCATTCCTTTGTAAAGCATGTATCCAAGTTCTCTTCACAAGAAGTTATCATCAGAGACCGGATTCGTTTCCATCATTTCAAGGATGGCACTTGCTCTTGCAATGATTATTGGTGA